A window from Mangifera indica cultivar Alphonso chromosome 2, CATAS_Mindica_2.1, whole genome shotgun sequence encodes these proteins:
- the LOC123207927 gene encoding probable aldo-keto reductase 1 produces the protein MAEDKTSVQIPKVKLGTQGLEVSKLGFGCMGLTGIYNAPLSEEDGISIIKEAFNKGITFFDTADVYGAHSNEVMVGKALKQLPREKIQLATKCGIAGMTPAGMIVKGTPEYVRSCCEASLKRLGVEYIDLYYQHRIDTTIPIEETIGELKKLVEEGKIKYIGLSEASPDTIRRAHAVHPITALQMEYSLWTRDIEEEIIPLCRELGIGIVPYSPLGRGFFGGRAVVESLPANSLLASHPRYKGDNLEKNKNIYSRIENLSEKHKCTPAQLALGWVLEQGDNVVPIPGTTKIKNLENNIGSFLVKLTKEDLKEISDAVPIDEVAGDRVYESMESASWIYANTPPKASTV, from the exons ATGGCAGAAGACAAAACTAGCGTCCAAATTCCAAAAGTCAAACTGGGCACCCAAGGACTTGAG GTCTCAAAGTTAGGCTTTGGATGTATGGGCCTGACTGGCATTTACAATGCTCCACTCTCAGAAGAGGATGGCATTTCAATAATAAAGGAGGCCTTCAATAAGGGGATCACCTTCTTTGATACAGCTGATGTATATGGAGCCCATTCTAACGAAGTTATGGTTGGCAAG GCCTTGAAGCAGTTGCCAAGAGAAAAAATTCAGCTAGCCACAAAGTGCGGCATTGCAGGAATGACACCTGCTGGCATGATTGTGAAAGGCACCCCTGAGTATGTGCGTTCATGTTGTGAGGCTAGTCTGAAGCGCCTTGGTGTGGAATACATTGATCTGTATTATCAACACAGAATAGACACAACAATTCCTATAGAGGAAACT ATTGGTGAGCTTAAGAAGCTGGTGGAGGAGGGAAAAATCAAGTACATTGGCTTATCTGAGGCCAGCCCAGACACAATTAGAAGGGCCCATGCAGTTCATCCCATCACAGCTTTACAGATGGAATATTCACTTTGGACTCGTGATATTGAGGAAGAGATAATTCCACTTTGCAG GGAGCTTGGCATTGGAATTGTCCCATACAGTCCTCTTGGTCGTGGGTTTTTTGGTGGCAGAGCTGTTGTTGAAAGCTTACCTGCAAATAGCTTATTG GCCTCACATCCTAGGTACAAGGGAGATAACTTGGAAAAGAACAAGAACATTTATTCTCGCATAGAAAACCTTTCTGAAAAGCATAAATGCACTCCTGCTCAACTAGCTCTGGGATGGGTCTTGGAACAAGGAGATAATGTTGTTCCTATTCCTG GGACAACTAAGATTAAGAACCTGGAAAACAACATTGGCTCTTTTCTGGTAAAACTTACAAAAGAGGATCTAAAAGAAATTTCAGATGCTGTACCCATAGACGAGGTTGCAGGTGACCGAGTTTATGAAAGCATGGAGAGCGCATCATGGATATATGCAAATACACCTCCGAAGGCAAGCACGGTCTGA
- the LOC123205907 gene encoding protein ECERIFERUM 26-like, which produces MDGRRSRVNVHSILTSVSSRPFGSFKTCPITQLGHAMGRHTVHVIFYYEKSPFGSFDVDPLRESLSEVLSLYPLVTGRLNRDEAGNWEVKCNDAGVRILRARVDVTLNEWLRSADGLEERDLSVWEDMPESPSTWSPFRVQINDFEGGGLAIGLSCTHMHADPTSLILLSKAWSEANCRQPIAYLPTFRLPNPKPPPTNTKTKTTSYLAAKSKTHSPSLKMATATFRFSDSAIKQYLSRNHGKCPDATPFDLLAALFWTRVVHLKGPKNDPTHSLSVCVDFRRLLQEPLPYGYFGNALHFSVVSVSAQEMECGDIGSMAELVHCHVSGLKEEEFWSALHWLESQKEGGKYAVPFSMYGPELTCVSMEHMIVEDQSLMYSQIFDSGKPVHVSCHVGNVEGEGLILVMPSAEGFARTVMVTLPEEEISKLCKDQAILCLEPEVLFCGKP; this is translated from the exons ATGGACGGCCGGCGGAGTCGGGTCAATGTCCACTCTATTTTAACGTCAGTGTCCAGCAGGCCCTTCGGGTCTTTCAAGACTTGCCCGATAACCCAGTTGGGCCACGCCATGGGTCGCCACACCGTCCACGTCATCTTCTACTATGAGAAAAGCCCATTTGGGTCGTTTGACGTGGACCCCCTGAGGGAGTCTTTATCGGAGGTTCTGTCGCTCTATCCGCTTGTTACGGGTCGGTTGAACCGAGATGAGGCGGGCAATTGGGAGGTTAAGTGTAATGATGCGGGTGTTCGGATTTTAAGGGCTAGAGTTGATGTCACACTTAATGAATGGCTGAGATCTGCTGATGGGTTGGAAGAAAGAGATCTATCGGTGTGGGAGGATATGCCTGAGTCTCCCAGTACGTGGTCCCCTTTCCGGGTTCAG ATTAATGATTTTGAAGGAGGAGGTTTAGCCATTGGACTAAGCTGCACCCATATGCATGCAGACCCAACCAGCCTTATCCTCCTCTCAAAAGCATGGTCGGAGGCCAACTGCCGTCAACCCATTGCCTATCTGCCCACCTTTCGCCTACCTAACCCAAAACCTCCGCCTACAAACACTAAAACCAAAACTACCAGTTACTTGGCAGCCAAATCCAAGACACATTCCCCATCACTGAAAATGGCTACAGCCACTTTCAGGTTTTCTGATTCTGCCATCAAGCAATACTTATCAAGAAACCACGGCAAGTGTCCAGATGCCACCCCATTTGATCTGCTAGCAGCTTTATTTTGGACGCGGGTTGTGCACTTGAAGGGTCCTAAAAATGATCCTACACATTCCCTCTCAGTCTGTGTAGACTTCAGAAGGCTACTGCAAGAACCACTTCCTTATGGGTACTTTGGCAATGCTTTGCATTTTTCAGTTGTGTCAGTAAGTGCACAAGAAATGGAATGTGGGGACATAGGAAGCATGGCAGAGTTGGTGCATTGCCATGTGTCAGGACTGAAAGAGGAAGAGTTTTGGTCGGCTTTGCATTGGCTTGAATCACAGAAGGAAGGAGGTAAGTATGCAGTGCCATTTTCTATGTATGGCCCTGAACTCACCTGTGTTAGCATGGAACACATGATTGTTGAAGATCAATCTTTGATGTACTCACAGATATTTGACAGTGGGAAGCCTGTGCATGTATCCTGTCATGTGGGGAATGTGGAAGGCGAAGGGTTGATACTAGTGATGCCTTCGGCAGAAGGATTTGCACGAACAGTGATGGTGACATTGCCAGAGGAAGAGATTTCCAAGTTATGTAAGGATCAAGCTATCTTGTGCCTAGAGCCAGAAGTCCTCTTTTGTGGAAAACCATAA